The DNA region CTGGTGCTGCTGATGGAAGCTTGCCTTCTGCTGATGTTCACCCTACAAATGAATGGGTAGACCTATTTGTAAGAGAGATGATGAATGCCTCTGATATAGATGATGCCAGAGCTCGTGCTTCCAGAGCTCTAGAGTTTTTTGAGAAGTCCATTATGGATCGTACCAGTGCTGAAGTACTGCCAAATCTCCAAAAGGTACCTAAAACTTTTTCATTTAATCATTTGCTAAACATATGCATTCATCTTATCATTTTTCATCtacattattttatatatatatatatgtattgttTCCCCATGGTCTTGCAATTTGATTCATGTAGTATAATGGGTTCGATCAGTCTTGTTAAAAATTTCACTTTTAGCCTAAGAGGAAAACAACCATCACATGATATAAAGTTTCCAgaagtttttctttattttgacTATTTATTCTTTATGCTATTAATTATATCTCTATCAATATTCTTCGTTTGTTGAATGATAGATTGAGATATCTGAAAGTCCACTCACATGAGTTTCATGTTTATTTTTTCTATTCATTCTTTATCCTATTAATTATATCTCTATCAATATTCTTCTTTTGTTGAATGATAGATTTGTGATATCTGAAAGTTCACTCACATGAGTTTCATGTTTATTTTTTCTATTCATTCTTTATCCTATTAATTATATCTCTATCAATATTCTTCTTTTGTTGAATGATAGATTTGAGATATCTGAAAGTCCACTCACATGAGTTTCATGTTTCTCAAACTTAGCTattccattaaaaaaaataaaatttttaaaaaataaaatctcgtCGTTGAAACTACATTTCATATATTCAGCTTTTGTtttacttatttaaaaacttagtttcTGAAGTTTTATCTCTAAACTCAAAGCTTCAATTTAATGTAATTGCCcttataaattaatatattatctTAAAAAGTCTTCGAAGTCAATTTATCAATAAAATGCTTGTTTGATTATTTCTTAAATTCGAATGGGAGAGATTGATGTCTTTTTTCCTTTAAATCTGAAATAGGAAAATGTGATGCTGAAAGAACAAGTTGAAATACTACTGAGAGAGAACTCTGTGCTCAAGCGTGCTGTTTCAATCCAACATGAGCGCCAGAAAGAATTTGAAGAGAGAAGCCAAGAGTTGCAACATCTGAAACAACTTGTGGCCCAGTACCAGGAACAAGTTCGAACACTTGAGGTATTTCACCATCTCATTTTGTTTCTCAGTTCATTTACCGCATTACTGATGAATTTTGGACTGAATTAATGATTGTCTTTTCTCTACATTGTATGATTTAATTCGCAGATCAATAATTATGCACTCACTGTTCATCTGAGACAAGCTCAACAAGGCAGCTCCATGCCGGGCCGCTACAATCCTGATGTTTTCTGACAATCTTCCATCTCAAGCTCGGCCAAAAGAATCGGCAACGGTGGTGAGCTGCACCATTCAGTTTGCCTGATGAATAGTGTCATTCTCTTTATTTCCAGTCAAAATTAAGATAATTGAACCCTTTGGATGCTTTTAATCATAAATTTGTAACATATTCCTGTTTCGTCTGTTGTGTTGAGTTCAATGATAGAAGCAGTGTGTTGAGTAATTTTAATTATGAGCAAAATGGGCACAAGCCGTTTGTAGGATACTTACGATCTGGTTCATATATAATTGTGTGTTCTAATTAATCAGTTTTCGGCTATTTTTAAAGGATCAAATTTATGAAGTTATTTTTTTCTCCCTTTATCGAGGAAGTACTTTAcactttttaaaattgtttttagtCACTTTAATAAGTAAAATTTCAACTCTACTTAAACCCGGTTATTATGTGTTGAGTAATTTCAATTTCACACATTAATTTATTATTCTAATCTCTACTTACATATATTTATGCGTTACTTTTTTAATaacttttattatattattaataatatttaaattttacgcTCATGCAGAATTGATTGAGTCAAGCTAGTAATGCAACCAAGAGCATGTTGTATGTTGCGTAGTAGTTCTCTAGGGATTGTCTAGTGATTAGAGTATGAGGTGTTGTGTTTAGGAtttgaattttgataaaatcgaggtaaatatttcccttatatgctagtcactattATAAAGGtcagtagtcatccgtgatttacctcctcagtGCTGGTCCTGGGATGGGTTGACGGGGGCGCTAgtggcgagcgtattcgtctttttgcCACCATGTTGTGTTGCGTAGCTAACCCCACGGGTCATCCGAGATGGTAAGTGGTGACATGCTTGTCACCTGAGATCGTGGGGTCGAACTGTAGGACTATCGAGGCATAAATCCTCAAATCCTATGCAACTCATCCCACTACCACTTGCCCTCTCGGCTGTCGTGATTTATCTCCCTCGTGATGACCAGTGGTCGGGTGCGGCGAGAGCGTTGGGGGACGAACGATTTCATCTTTTGCCACGTGTTGTGTTGCGTAGCCAGGTGAGGCACCTTAAGTGGGTCATATGGTTCAGGTCAGGTCAACTAATCCAAATAGATCACCTTCAGTGGGTCAGATGGTTCAGGTCACGTCATCCATCCTTTATTCCTTCagtaatttaccaaaaggcgtacttAGAGTTATGAATTGACCAAAAGACGTACCAtactttgatatttaccaaatAACATACTCAATTTTCTATTCTTCCCATTTTACCCCTCAATCAGTTGACAAtctcttacttttttttttgcatacaattttttttctcttccctcTCTTCAATGCagcaatcctctcttctctttcctctcatcttctttttCCTCACTCTTTTTGagatatgcatgcatgcaaagCATAATATGAGTCTGATATTAACACCTTCGGAGAAGTCGAAATATGAAATGAACGACACCGTTGGACTCCTTGTAGATTTCTGAAGCCGCCCAACGATGCCGTCCATTTCATATTTCGACATCtatgaaggtgttaaaatatgataaaaagaATCGGCTAAAACAACTTAATATGAGATTGATATGAACCATGGGTCTAATAtaaaccatatcaggcccatgttgggttGTTTTAGCTGATTTTTTCATATTACATTATATCACCTTCgagaagccgaaataaataattgatagcatattttaactccttgaaacctcataaatccataggaactgaaatgggtgcaatatgaggtctctaggtccatcagtggatttcggtcaaaatccactaatggacctagagacctcagattgcactcatttcaagtcctgtggatttctgaggttgcaaggaaTCGAATGGTACCGTCCATTTAGAAAAAATCAGCTAAAACAACCCAACATTGGCTt from Zingiber officinale cultivar Zhangliang chromosome 4B, Zo_v1.1, whole genome shotgun sequence includes:
- the LOC121976535 gene encoding uncharacterized protein LOC121976535 isoform X2, translating into MSAVVCGKRSSSIFDELLTPPPASKRVRCSAGSSSPTPSLRLSPFRISNPLDLGGYGEDLIAPDNLSHLKFLFPDMDQQLLKQALEASGNDLDSAIKSLNDLRLDSSYMSLVSAVGKSENGTEMNGPLSSKGTLKENGVDIAGAADGSLPSADVHPTNEWVDLFVREMMNASDIDDARARASRALEFFEKSIMDRTSAEVLPNLQKENVMLKEQVEILLRENSVLKRAVSIQHERQKEFEERSQELQHLKQLVAQYQEQVRTLEINNYALTVHLRQAQQGSSMPGRYNPDVF
- the LOC121976535 gene encoding uncharacterized protein LOC121976535 isoform X1, producing the protein MSAVVCGKRSSSIFDELLTPPPASKRVRCSAGSSSPTPSLRLSPFRISNPLDLGGYGEDLIAPDNLSHLKFLFPDMDQQLLKQALEASGNDLDSAIKSLNDLRLDSSYMSLVSAVGKSENGTEMNGPLSSKGRLALGTLKENGVDIAGAADGSLPSADVHPTNEWVDLFVREMMNASDIDDARARASRALEFFEKSIMDRTSAEVLPNLQKENVMLKEQVEILLRENSVLKRAVSIQHERQKEFEERSQELQHLKQLVAQYQEQVRTLEINNYALTVHLRQAQQGSSMPGRYNPDVF